The following proteins are co-located in the Bosea sp. AS-1 genome:
- a CDS encoding HIT family protein, translating to MDTCIFCALRDSPHVIMRNELTFAVRDTTPVTPLHTLVLPYRHAPTYFDLTDAELSAANKLLRRMRTNIVEADASVQGFNIGANIGKVSGQSIFHCHIHLIPRREGDIEEPLGGVRAVIPEKMRY from the coding sequence GTGGATACCTGCATCTTTTGCGCTCTGCGGGACAGCCCGCATGTCATCATGCGGAACGAACTCACCTTTGCCGTGCGCGACACCACGCCCGTCACACCGCTGCACACCCTCGTTCTCCCCTACCGCCATGCGCCGACATATTTCGATTTGACGGATGCGGAGTTGTCGGCAGCGAACAAGCTCCTTCGTCGCATGCGAACCAATATTGTGGAAGCTGACGCTTCGGTCCAAGGATTCAACATCGGCGCGAACATCGGCAAAGTTTCCGGCCAAAGTATCTTCCACTGCCACATTCACCTCATCCCGCGGCGTGAAGGAGACATCGAGGAGCCTTTAGGCGGGGTGAGGGCCGTCATTCCAGAAAAGATGCGCTATTAG
- a CDS encoding cation transporter, translating into MTETSFTSDQPTGLRRIVGLVAALNLGYFGVEFAVALAIGSVSLFADSVDFLEDASVNLLILHGLGWSVRNRARLGMALAGILLVPSIATLWAVWTKINTLVPPEPVALTLTGLGALAVNLTCALMLTRFRAHSGSLTKAAFLSARNDAIANIAIVAAGLVTANLWSSAWPDIIVGLGIAAMNADAAREVWAAARNEHTAEA; encoded by the coding sequence ATGACCGAAACCTCCTTCACTTCGGACCAGCCGACCGGGCTGCGCCGCATCGTTGGGCTCGTCGCTGCGCTTAACCTTGGGTATTTCGGCGTCGAATTCGCGGTGGCGCTCGCCATTGGTTCGGTTTCGCTGTTCGCCGACAGCGTCGATTTCCTCGAGGATGCTTCGGTCAACCTCCTGATCCTGCACGGCTTGGGCTGGAGCGTGCGCAACCGCGCCCGACTCGGCATGGCGCTCGCAGGAATTCTTCTGGTTCCTAGCATCGCCACCCTCTGGGCGGTCTGGACAAAGATCAACACGCTTGTCCCGCCCGAACCTGTCGCCCTGACGCTGACTGGCCTCGGGGCCCTCGCGGTCAACCTGACTTGTGCCCTGATGCTGACGCGCTTCCGGGCGCACAGTGGCAGCCTGACCAAGGCGGCCTTCCTCTCCGCGCGCAACGACGCCATCGCGAACATTGCGATCGTCGCAGCGGGTCTGGTGACGGCCAATCTTTGGTCCTCGGCCTGGCCTGACATCATCGTCGGACTCGGCATCGCCGCGATGAACGCCGATGCCGCCCGTGAAGTATGGGCGGCAGCGCGCAACGAGCACACCGCCGAGGCCTGA
- a CDS encoding hydrogenase, whose translation MLAAHLAPLPAALFSLLAIGSLLLSFVMLGSRWLRHYLFAFAAQSWLIAVLSGAVGYYGGYAELYIVAILTAAFRGLLLPYLILRIIRRLEVHREVHVILQASSSLVIGAFAVVFALAVSYRIGAALDLAGTIVVLALTVMLSMKLIGFLMLTVRHEALSQILGLLVLENGVFLGAQILVPGMPLLIEIVILFDLLIVVACFGVLVQYLLSHVGTTSSLQLKRLVG comes from the coding sequence ATGCTCGCAGCTCATCTCGCCCCCCTCCCCGCCGCCCTGTTCAGCCTCCTGGCGATCGGCAGCCTGCTTCTGTCCTTCGTCATGCTGGGCTCGCGCTGGCTGCGGCACTATCTCTTCGCCTTCGCCGCGCAATCCTGGCTGATCGCCGTCCTCTCGGGAGCCGTGGGGTATTACGGCGGCTATGCCGAGCTCTATATCGTCGCGATCCTCACTGCCGCGTTCCGCGGGCTGCTGCTGCCCTATCTGATTCTGCGGATTATCCGCCGGCTGGAGGTGCACCGGGAGGTGCATGTCATCCTCCAGGCCAGCTCAAGCCTCGTCATCGGCGCCTTCGCCGTCGTCTTCGCGCTCGCCGTCTCCTATCGGATCGGCGCGGCGCTCGATCTCGCCGGCACCATCGTCGTGCTGGCGCTGACCGTGATGCTGTCGATGAAGCTCATCGGCTTCCTGATGCTCACCGTTCGACATGAGGCGCTGAGCCAGATCCTCGGTCTGCTGGTGCTGGAGAACGGCGTCTTCCTCGGCGCGCAGATCCTCGTTCCGGGCATGCCGCTCCTGATCGAGATCGTGATCCTGTTCGACCTCCTGATCGTCGTCGCCTGCTTCGGCGTCCTGGTGCAGTACCTGCTGAGCCATGTCGGCACCACGAGCTCGCTCCAGCTCAAGCGTCTGGTGGGATGA
- a CDS encoding DUF211 domain-containing protein: protein MNIRQLLLDVDKAVARPSLLEIAEAIDACQGVEAVNITVQEIDIETVGMNVTIEGSNLDYDEIAKAIERTGAVVHSLDEIAIGDRIIPRVQRVR, encoded by the coding sequence ATGAATATCCGTCAGTTGCTTCTCGATGTCGACAAAGCGGTCGCACGGCCCTCTCTCCTGGAAATTGCCGAAGCAATCGACGCATGCCAGGGCGTGGAAGCCGTCAATATTACGGTTCAGGAGATCGATATCGAAACCGTCGGCATGAATGTGACGATCGAAGGCTCGAACCTCGACTATGATGAGATCGCTAAGGCGATCGAACGGACAGGTGCGGTTGTGCATAGCCTCGACGAGATCGCGATCGGCGATCGCATTATCCCTCGCGTTCAGCGTGTCCGATGA
- a CDS encoding MFS transporter produces MMQVRDEAAPTLDAAGTPSFDARGRRMALRFVLLVGILSFFADFTYEGSRSILGPYLLALGASATIVGIVTGFGELLGYGLRLVSGRWADATGRFWPITILGYVVQMAAVPALARTQTWQQAAVLIILERVGKAIRNPPRDVMLSHAAKQVGGYGIAFGIHEALDQFGAMFGPLLVAFVLARQGSFHEAFAVLAVPALINLAFVATARLLYPRPQDLEAKQPEMSGERLPKVFWLYLAGAALVAAGFADYPLVAYHFGKTHSVPGEWVAVFYAVAMAVSGTSSLVFGRLYDRFGFPVLVALTFAAAAFAPLVFLGGFWTALAGSAIWGMGMGVHESIIPAAVAPMVPAQHRASAFGIFTAGYGVFWFLGSVAIGALYDVSLSATIAFCVIAQLAAIPVFLAVGRQTTHLPP; encoded by the coding sequence ATGATGCAAGTCCGGGATGAGGCAGCGCCGACGCTTGATGCCGCGGGGACGCCCAGCTTCGATGCACGCGGGCGCAGGATGGCGCTGCGCTTTGTGTTGCTGGTCGGCATCCTCAGCTTCTTTGCGGACTTCACCTATGAAGGCTCGCGAAGCATTCTCGGGCCCTATCTCCTTGCCCTCGGCGCAAGTGCAACCATCGTCGGGATCGTGACGGGTTTCGGCGAATTGCTGGGTTACGGTCTCAGGCTCGTATCGGGTCGATGGGCCGATGCGACCGGTCGTTTCTGGCCCATCACCATCCTCGGCTACGTGGTGCAAATGGCGGCCGTACCGGCACTCGCACGGACGCAGACATGGCAGCAGGCTGCCGTCCTCATAATTCTGGAACGTGTCGGGAAAGCGATCCGCAACCCGCCACGCGACGTCATGCTTTCGCACGCGGCAAAACAGGTCGGCGGCTATGGGATCGCCTTCGGCATTCACGAAGCACTCGACCAGTTTGGAGCCATGTTCGGCCCTCTGCTGGTTGCCTTTGTCCTCGCACGGCAAGGAAGTTTCCATGAAGCCTTCGCGGTCCTCGCCGTTCCCGCCCTGATCAATCTCGCATTTGTCGCAACGGCACGGTTACTCTACCCTCGGCCGCAGGATCTCGAGGCAAAGCAGCCCGAGATGAGCGGCGAGCGCTTGCCGAAGGTTTTTTGGCTATATCTCGCCGGAGCGGCGCTCGTTGCAGCAGGTTTCGCGGATTACCCGCTGGTCGCCTACCATTTCGGCAAGACACACAGCGTCCCCGGTGAGTGGGTCGCCGTCTTTTATGCCGTGGCAATGGCAGTCAGCGGCACGAGTTCCCTGGTGTTCGGCCGCCTCTATGATCGCTTCGGCTTTCCCGTGCTCGTCGCGCTGACCTTTGCGGCAGCAGCGTTCGCGCCTCTCGTCTTCCTGGGCGGTTTCTGGACAGCGCTGGCCGGCTCCGCGATCTGGGGCATGGGAATGGGAGTCCATGAATCCATCATTCCAGCCGCAGTCGCACCGATGGTGCCAGCGCAACACCGGGCCTCGGCATTCGGCATCTTCACGGCTGGCTACGGGGTCTTCTGGTTCCTGGGCAGCGTCGCGATTGGTGCGCTTTATGATGTTTCCTTATCAGCAACCATCGCCTTCTGCGTCATTGCTCAGCTTGCTGCCATCCCCGTATTTCTCGCCGTCGGGCGCCAAACCACCCACCTCCCCCCATAA
- a CDS encoding NADH-quinone oxidoreductase subunit H, protein MIGRDVVLQIAQVLATLLLAPLLQGVILQFEERVQRSQGPGIFQPYRDLWKLFHKQIVAPETASWLYWAAPIVAFTTTLTVPILIPVLTDYPLPLSDMGDILGGGLILTLGSFMITLAGLDTRSAYGGIGSSRAVMVAILAEPTLILVFVGITLLAKAMLPFVVNHLLVAEPSIYWGPTHLFLVAAFFVLLLVETDRLPIHSSTHIEVYMIEEARILEYSGPMLAILRWASMMKQFILYTIFCNVLLFPWGLSRQGAALGILGSLGALALKFLAVACVVVLVETVQSRLRFYRYQEPLAASFLLAILAIVGTQLG, encoded by the coding sequence ATGATCGGCCGCGACGTCGTCCTCCAGATCGCGCAGGTCCTGGCCACGCTGCTGTTGGCGCCTTTACTGCAAGGCGTCATCCTCCAGTTCGAGGAGCGGGTGCAGCGCAGCCAGGGGCCGGGCATCTTCCAGCCCTATCGCGACCTCTGGAAGCTGTTCCACAAGCAGATCGTCGCGCCGGAGACCGCCTCCTGGCTCTATTGGGCGGCGCCGATCGTCGCCTTCACCACGACGCTGACCGTTCCGATCCTGATCCCGGTGCTCACCGACTATCCGCTGCCACTGTCGGATATGGGCGACATCCTCGGCGGCGGCCTCATCCTGACGCTCGGCTCCTTCATGATCACGCTGGCGGGTCTCGACACCCGCAGCGCCTATGGCGGCATCGGTTCGAGCCGCGCCGTCATGGTCGCGATCCTGGCCGAGCCGACGCTGATCCTCGTCTTCGTCGGCATCACGCTGCTGGCGAAGGCGATGCTGCCCTTCGTCGTCAACCACCTGCTCGTCGCCGAGCCCTCGATCTATTGGGGGCCGACGCATCTCTTTCTGGTCGCGGCCTTCTTCGTGCTGTTGCTGGTCGAGACCGACCGGCTGCCGATCCATTCGAGCACGCATATCGAGGTCTACATGATCGAGGAGGCGCGCATCCTCGAATATTCCGGCCCCATGCTGGCGATCCTGCGCTGGGCCTCGATGATGAAGCAATTCATCCTCTACACCATCTTCTGCAACGTCCTGCTCTTCCCCTGGGGTCTCTCCCGGCAGGGCGCCGCGCTCGGCATTCTCGGCTCACTCGGGGCGCTGGCGCTCAAGTTCCTCGCCGTGGCCTGCGTCGTCGTGTTGGTTGAGACGGTGCAGTCGCGGCTGCGCTTCTATCGCTACCAGGAGCCCCTCGCCGCATCCTTCCTGCTCGCGATCCTGGCGATCGTCGGCACGCAGTTGGGTTGA
- a CDS encoding proton-conducting transporter membrane subunit: MMGTVATLTLVLVLAPAAAIVLILLIGRPRAAEMLNLAASALSLLAILGILAARPATDLTFWGDYVIIDGFGTWTILCAAIVYFLASLYAVGYMRLLGEEGRLHRFYALFAGFGLSTLVGPMMNNAGLYWIAIELTTLISTFLVAFEREATSIEAAWKYIIVVSAGISLALLGTVLFYWSGTFVLGPTYDMTWRALQEVAPRLNPSLVSLSFLLVLIGYGTKVGLAPMHTWLPDAHSEGPAPVSALLSGALLNTAMVGIVRYLTVADAAGIATLARGTLLALGAFSLFVASMFIVRQKGLKRLMAYSSVEHMGVIALGFGFGGPLGIAGALYHMLNHSLNKSLMFFGAGAVMRAYETKRIPNIRHVMRQLPTLGALWLAGAVAITGAPPFALFLSELAIIRAGLSKANYALVGLMAVLLVIIFVGFLNHFRAMYFEEGEAEGKTIAPVSFWCLLPMWLALVPLLVMGLWWPQALWDHFQNIAHALDATRLTGGAP, encoded by the coding sequence ATGATGGGCACGGTCGCAACCCTGACGCTCGTCCTGGTGCTGGCTCCGGCGGCCGCGATCGTCCTCATCCTGCTCATCGGCAGGCCGCGCGCGGCGGAGATGCTCAACCTCGCGGCGAGCGCGCTCTCCCTGCTGGCGATCCTGGGCATCCTCGCGGCCAGGCCGGCGACCGATCTGACCTTCTGGGGCGATTACGTCATCATCGACGGCTTCGGCACCTGGACGATCCTCTGCGCCGCGATCGTGTACTTCCTCGCCTCGCTCTATGCCGTCGGCTACATGCGCCTGCTCGGCGAGGAAGGGCGGCTTCACCGCTTCTACGCCCTGTTCGCCGGCTTCGGGCTGAGCACCCTCGTCGGCCCCATGATGAACAATGCCGGGCTCTACTGGATCGCGATCGAGCTGACCACGCTGATCAGCACCTTCCTTGTGGCCTTCGAGCGCGAGGCGACCAGCATCGAGGCGGCCTGGAAATACATCATCGTGGTCTCAGCCGGCATCAGCCTCGCCCTGCTCGGCACCGTGCTGTTCTACTGGAGCGGCACCTTTGTGCTCGGCCCGACCTACGACATGACCTGGAGGGCGTTACAGGAGGTCGCGCCGCGCCTCAACCCCTCGCTCGTCTCGCTCTCCTTTCTTCTTGTGCTGATCGGCTACGGCACCAAGGTCGGCCTCGCGCCGATGCATACCTGGCTGCCCGACGCCCATAGCGAAGGCCCCGCCCCCGTCTCCGCGCTGCTCTCCGGCGCCCTCCTCAACACGGCCATGGTCGGGATCGTGCGCTACCTGACGGTGGCCGACGCCGCCGGGATCGCCACGCTGGCACGCGGCACGCTCTTGGCGCTCGGCGCCTTCTCGCTCTTCGTCGCGAGCATGTTCATCGTGCGCCAGAAAGGCCTGAAGCGGCTGATGGCCTATTCCAGCGTCGAGCATATGGGCGTGATCGCGCTGGGCTTCGGCTTTGGCGGGCCGCTGGGCATTGCCGGCGCGCTCTACCACATGCTCAATCACTCCTTGAACAAGTCGCTGATGTTCTTCGGCGCCGGCGCCGTCATGCGCGCCTATGAGACCAAACGGATTCCCAACATACGGCATGTAATGCGGCAGCTTCCGACGCTGGGGGCGCTGTGGCTCGCCGGCGCTGTCGCGATCACCGGAGCCCCGCCCTTCGCGCTCTTCCTCAGCGAGCTCGCCATCATCCGCGCCGGGCTCAGCAAGGCAAACTATGCCCTGGTCGGACTGATGGCGGTGTTGCTCGTCATCATCTTCGTCGGTTTCCTCAACCATTTCAGGGCGATGTATTTCGAAGAGGGTGAGGCCGAGGGCAAGACGATCGCGCCAGTCAGCTTCTGGTGCCTGCTTCCGATGTGGCTCGCGCTGGTGCCGCTCCTCGTCATGGGGCTGTGGTGGCCGCAGGCGCTGTGGGACCACTTCCAGAATATCGCCCACGCCCTCGATGCGACGAGACTGACGGGAGGCGCGCCATGA
- a CDS encoding DUF190 domain-containing protein produces MSPPALIQRCLQALALLKWTAIVVPMAASVGSLCALFLWALDKATQARFDHPNLLYGLPLAGLAIALVYRSFGKSAEGGNNLIVEQIHEPGAGVPLRMAPLILVSTVITHLFGGSAGREGTAVQLGGSLASAFGRLLRLDQREVRLLLMSGIAAGFGAVFGTPIAGAVFALEVLTVGRIQYEALIPCLIAAVIGDWVCQLWGIAHSHYVIDFARGQIGFHLDILLFAKVVLVGIACGIVGQFFSEASHWSQALFKRFVKIGPLRPVIGGLLVIGLVHAIGTREYLGLGVWSPNPNDITLLGFFDPARADSWSWAWKLLFTVLTLSCGFKGGEVTPLFFIGAGLGHAAGQALGAPIDLFAGLGFVALFAGASNTPLACTLMGIELFGAENTVYIAAACFTSYVFSGHSSIYLSQRLGVPKSGIGFVPTEISLRESRDLAAQSAPILNFDRVLRGRKPALRPISPTNKDSLMSFPHIVSPADVGMVRIYLKPRDKLPRQGAKGLWGAKPLYRALVETAKADGIMNAVAHHTTYGYSNHGRLEAEGAEITNPELTMCVELIGQRTELEMFCRRHGDLLKDKVIIFKHLEHWSISKADAHLVETTIAPGQPLNVVAKAS; encoded by the coding sequence ATGTCGCCGCCCGCCCTGATCCAGCGCTGCCTGCAGGCGCTCGCTCTGCTTAAATGGACAGCCATCGTCGTGCCGATGGCCGCGAGCGTCGGTTCGCTCTGCGCCCTCTTCCTCTGGGCGCTGGACAAGGCGACTCAGGCGCGCTTCGACCATCCGAACCTGCTCTATGGCCTCCCGCTGGCGGGCCTAGCCATCGCGCTAGTCTACCGCTCCTTCGGCAAATCGGCCGAGGGCGGTAATAACCTCATCGTCGAGCAAATCCATGAGCCGGGCGCCGGGGTGCCGCTGCGGATGGCTCCGCTCATCCTGGTCTCGACCGTCATCACCCATCTGTTCGGCGGCTCAGCCGGACGTGAGGGGACGGCTGTGCAACTCGGCGGCAGCCTCGCCAGTGCCTTCGGCCGCCTGCTGCGGCTCGATCAACGCGAAGTTCGGCTTCTGCTCATGTCCGGCATCGCCGCAGGGTTCGGCGCCGTCTTCGGAACTCCCATCGCCGGCGCCGTCTTCGCCCTGGAGGTGCTGACGGTCGGCCGCATCCAGTACGAGGCCCTGATCCCCTGCCTGATCGCCGCGGTGATCGGCGATTGGGTCTGCCAGCTCTGGGGCATCGCGCACAGTCACTACGTGATCGACTTCGCCCGGGGGCAGATCGGATTCCACCTCGATATTCTGCTCTTCGCGAAGGTCGTGCTGGTCGGCATCGCCTGCGGGATCGTGGGGCAATTCTTCTCCGAGGCGTCACACTGGTCGCAGGCTCTGTTCAAGCGCTTCGTGAAGATCGGACCGCTTCGGCCCGTCATCGGCGGCCTTCTCGTCATCGGCCTCGTCCACGCCATCGGCACGCGCGAGTACCTCGGTCTCGGCGTCTGGTCTCCGAATCCGAATGACATCACGCTGCTCGGCTTCTTCGACCCGGCACGCGCCGATAGCTGGAGCTGGGCCTGGAAGTTGCTCTTCACGGTGCTCACGCTGAGCTGCGGCTTCAAGGGCGGAGAAGTCACCCCGCTCTTCTTCATCGGGGCCGGTCTCGGGCATGCCGCCGGACAAGCGCTCGGCGCGCCGATCGACCTTTTCGCCGGACTCGGCTTCGTCGCGCTCTTCGCCGGTGCGTCGAACACGCCGTTGGCTTGCACCTTGATGGGCATCGAACTCTTCGGCGCCGAAAACACCGTCTACATCGCTGCCGCCTGCTTCACCTCGTACGTCTTCAGCGGGCATTCGAGCATCTACCTGTCGCAGCGCCTGGGCGTGCCCAAGAGCGGCATCGGCTTCGTGCCGACCGAAATCTCGCTCCGCGAATCCCGCGACCTCGCGGCGCAATCCGCGCCGATCCTGAACTTCGACCGCGTCCTGCGCGGTCGCAAGCCGGCCCTGCGGCCGATCTCCCCCACCAACAAGGACAGCCTTATGTCGTTCCCGCATATCGTCAGCCCGGCCGATGTCGGCATGGTGCGCATCTATCTGAAGCCTCGCGACAAACTGCCGCGACAGGGCGCAAAAGGTTTGTGGGGCGCCAAGCCTCTATACCGGGCTCTCGTCGAGACGGCCAAGGCAGACGGGATCATGAATGCTGTCGCCCATCATACAACCTACGGCTACAGCAATCACGGAAGGCTGGAAGCCGAGGGTGCCGAGATAACCAACCCCGAGCTGACGATGTGCGTCGAGCTTATCGGGCAGCGCACGGAACTCGAGATGTTCTGTCGCCGCCATGGCGACCTGCTCAAGGACAAGGTGATCATCTTCAAGCACCTCGAGCACTGGAGCATCTCGAAGGCGGACGCCCATCTCGTGGAGACGACGATCGCACCCGGTCAGCCACTCAACGTGGTGGCCAAGGCGAGCTGA